A DNA window from Micromonospora sp. NBC_01739 contains the following coding sequences:
- a CDS encoding DsbA family protein: MDATFFFDPACPWTWRTSRWLVAVAETRGLSIEWRAFSLSILSGGNIPPEYADAVAASGRALRLVEALRAEGRHADAGRFYTELGTRTHDAGNPPSGKLVESAVEAAGLDDMAAVLDDERWDEAVHASHAEAYASAGPDIGSPVLMVPGADRGIHGPILTEVPGTEDALTLWDNMVPLMRMPSFHEIKRGRR, translated from the coding sequence ATGGATGCGACCTTCTTCTTCGACCCTGCCTGCCCGTGGACCTGGCGAACCTCCCGCTGGCTGGTGGCCGTCGCCGAGACACGTGGCCTGAGCATCGAGTGGCGGGCCTTCAGCCTGAGCATCCTCAGCGGCGGCAACATCCCCCCGGAGTACGCCGACGCGGTGGCCGCCTCCGGCCGGGCGTTGCGGCTGGTAGAGGCGCTGCGGGCCGAGGGCCGCCACGCCGACGCCGGCCGGTTCTACACCGAGTTGGGCACCCGCACCCACGACGCCGGCAATCCGCCGAGCGGCAAGCTGGTGGAATCGGCCGTCGAAGCGGCCGGGCTAGACGACATGGCCGCCGTCCTGGACGACGAACGCTGGGACGAAGCCGTCCACGCCTCCCACGCGGAGGCGTACGCCTCCGCCGGTCCGGACATCGGCTCACCGGTGCTCATGGTCCCCGGCGCCGACCGGGGCATCCACGGCCCGATCCTGACCGAGGTGCCCGGCACCGAGGACGCCCTGACCCTCTGGGACAACATGGTCCCCCTGATGCGCATGCCGTCCTTCCACGAGATCAAACGCGGCCGCCGCTGA